A genome region from Dolichospermum compactum NIES-806 includes the following:
- a CDS encoding ion transporter, with product MVLDREKIDFYLTDLETPVGKVISVTISLLVLVSSGIFVAETYDLSQEARWELRVLDNCVLIIFAGEYLLRLWSTKDRIKYILSFYAIIDLISILPSFIGLVNISFIRLLRWFRILRLLRFIDKKFLIGSISNQDSVIFARILFTLFAIVFVFSGLIYQVEHPVNPQNFDTFLDAFYFSVVTMTTVGFGDVIPISELGRLLTVLMILTGVALIPWQIGDLIRRLVKTANQVETVCQGCGLAFHDADAVFCKRCGKQL from the coding sequence ATGGTGCTAGACCGAGAAAAAATAGACTTTTACTTAACAGACCTAGAAACTCCTGTAGGTAAGGTGATTAGTGTAACTATTTCTTTGTTAGTTTTAGTATCATCGGGAATTTTTGTGGCAGAAACTTATGATCTTTCTCAGGAGGCTCGCTGGGAATTAAGAGTATTAGATAATTGTGTATTAATAATTTTTGCTGGAGAATATTTACTGCGTTTATGGAGTACAAAAGATAGAATTAAATATATTCTGAGTTTTTATGCAATTATTGACTTAATCTCAATTTTGCCATCTTTTATAGGATTAGTAAATATTAGTTTTATCCGGCTATTACGTTGGTTTAGAATCTTGCGTTTGCTGAGATTTATTGATAAAAAGTTTTTAATTGGTAGTATCAGTAATCAAGATAGTGTAATTTTTGCGAGAATATTATTTACTTTATTTGCGATAGTTTTTGTTTTTTCGGGGTTAATTTATCAAGTTGAACATCCAGTTAATCCCCAGAATTTTGATACTTTTTTAGATGCTTTTTATTTCTCCGTTGTGACAATGACAACGGTGGGATTTGGTGATGTGATCCCAATTTCTGAGTTAGGTCGCTTACTAACGGTATTGATGATTTTAACAGGGGTGGCTCTGATTCCTTGGCAGATTGGTGACTTAATTAGACGATTGGTAAAAACTGCAAATCAGGTAGAAACTGTTTGTCAAGGGTGCGGTTTAGCTTTTCATGATGCAGATGCCGTATTTTGTAAAAGGTGCGGTAAACAATTGTAG
- a CDS encoding hybrid sensor histidine kinase/response regulator: MLPKILIIDDEPDNFDVIDTLLDNQGYELSYVNNAQQALNLLDYFQPDVILLDVMMPEMNGIEFCKKFKSNSHWKHIPIIMVTALSSKEDLSQCLLAGADDFISKPINGLELRSRTRSMLRMKQQYDALQETLYLREDLSNMIVHDLRNPLTAIIMSAEILRITEYSQERQERKTSQIITSAQKLQSMIDSLLIMAKLDSGKLILQRTDTDIFDLCSTAITDIELNITKKNLELITKLPAPGISVSLDANLIRRVIDNLLSNAIKFTPEKSQISFVADYTSSGKFIMQIADSGPGIKEELREVIFAKYEVGNLIRGAYQIGLGLAFCKMVVEAHGGNISVEGNDPTGAIFMVEI; encoded by the coding sequence ATGCTTCCTAAAATTTTAATTATTGATGATGAACCTGATAATTTTGATGTAATTGATACGTTGTTAGATAATCAAGGCTATGAACTAAGCTATGTTAATAATGCACAACAGGCCCTGAACCTTTTAGATTATTTTCAACCTGATGTAATTTTGTTAGATGTCATGATGCCAGAAATGAATGGTATCGAATTTTGCAAAAAATTTAAATCCAATTCTCATTGGAAGCATATTCCTATAATTATGGTGACAGCGCTTTCTAGTAAAGAAGATTTATCCCAATGTCTATTAGCAGGTGCTGATGATTTTATTAGTAAACCCATTAATGGATTAGAATTACGTTCGCGGACTCGTTCTATGTTACGAATGAAACAACAATATGATGCTTTGCAAGAAACTTTATATTTACGAGAAGATCTTTCTAATATGATAGTTCATGATTTGCGAAATCCTCTGACAGCTATCATTATGTCTGCGGAAATTTTGCGAATTACAGAATATTCACAAGAGCGTCAGGAGAGAAAAACCAGTCAAATTATTACGAGCGCTCAAAAATTACAATCCATGATTGATAGTTTACTAATCATGGCTAAATTAGATTCTGGTAAGCTCATACTTCAACGAACAGATACTGATATTTTTGATCTTTGTTCTACTGCTATTACCGATATTGAACTAAATATAACTAAAAAAAATCTAGAATTAATTACTAAACTACCAGCACCTGGAATTTCAGTCAGTTTAGATGCCAATCTCATCCGCCGAGTGATTGATAACTTACTGTCTAATGCGATTAAATTCACACCCGAAAAAAGTCAAATCTCTTTTGTTGCTGATTACACATCATCAGGAAAATTCATCATGCAAATAGCTGATTCTGGTCCAGGTATTAAAGAAGAATTAAGAGAAGTAATTTTTGCTAAATATGAAGTAGGAAATCTGATCAGAGGTGCATATCAAATTGGTTTAGGTTTGGCGTTCTGTAAAATGGTTGTTGAAGCTCATGGAGGAAATATTAGTGTAGAGGGAAATGATCCAACTGGGGCAATTTTTATGGTTGAAATTTAG
- a CDS encoding Uma2 family endonuclease gives MIATPSYDYLSPTEYLQGEETSPIKHEYRDGDVYAMTGASNTHVIITGNVFALLRNHLRGSGCQAYIADTKAHIESINTYYYPDVIVSCDQKDKAFHNFLRYPCLIIEVLSPTTEAFDRGDKFADYRHLESLQEYVLVSQTRRNVEIFRRNSEGQWVFYSYGQGENVHLASVDFHCPTEDVYEDVSFESPAVENVINS, from the coding sequence ATGATTGCAACTCCCAGCTATGACTATCTTTCCCCCACAGAATATCTCCAAGGGGAAGAAACCAGCCCTATCAAGCATGAATACAGAGACGGAGACGTTTACGCAATGACAGGGGCTAGTAATACTCATGTAATTATTACTGGTAATGTCTTTGCTCTGCTGAGAAACCATCTACGTGGTAGTGGATGTCAAGCCTACATTGCCGATACTAAAGCACACATTGAATCAATTAATACTTATTACTATCCCGATGTCATAGTCAGTTGTGACCAAAAAGATAAAGCCTTTCATAACTTTTTGCGTTATCCCTGTTTAATTATCGAAGTCCTATCTCCCACCACAGAAGCATTTGACAGAGGTGATAAATTTGCTGATTATCGCCACTTAGAATCACTTCAAGAATATGTATTAGTAAGTCAAACGCGAAGAAATGTAGAAATTTTCCGTCGTAATTCCGAGGGACAATGGGTATTTTATAGTTATGGACAGGGAGAAAATGTGCATTTAGCAAGTGTAGATTTTCACTGTCCGACAGAAGATGTCTACGAAGACGTGAGTTTTGAATCCCCTGCTGTAGAAAACGTAATTAATTCTTGA